Genomic window (Daucus carota subsp. sativus chromosome 5, DH1 v3.0, whole genome shotgun sequence):
TAAAGTGTATAAACAAATTCAAATAGCTCAGAGAAGTTACATAACCATATTCAATGCAAGTTGTAAAACCTATACATAACTTGCAGAAATATTTGAGTACCTTGGCAGCTCCAGTGCTGCTAGGAATGATGTTGAATGATGCAGCTCTTCCACCTCTCCAGTCCTTGGCAGATGGTCCATCAACAGTTTTTTGTGTGGCTGAAAAATCAAGAACTCGTTTTAAACAACCttgttgtaatatatataaatgtcaAAGCAGATAGAGAAGACCATCCTCACCTGTAATTGAATGAACAGTTGTCATTAGCCCCTCAACAATGCCAAATCTATCATTGATCACCTGCACATATAAaagagaaattaaattaaatggtTAAAGCCCTCGTGAGTTCCCCATAAATAACTCAAATCAGGTGAAACATCAAATTACCTTTGCAAGAGGTGCAAGGCAGTTGGTAGTGCAACTAGCATTAGAAACAATGTGAAGGTCTGATTTGTATTCCTTTTCATTGACACCAACAACAAACATGGGAGCATCCTTGCTAGGAGCAGAGATGATAACCTTCTTTGCACCTCCCTGATCAATGACATATGACACACCATTAACAAACAGAACTGAAAAAATAACACTGCAGAAGCTCACAAGAGCATGTTGTTGACATGAAACTATACTCTAATACATCTTTCTTCATGATAAGTCCAACAATCACAGTTTGTGCACAAATTTACTGTCAAAATCTAATGACATGTCATTAACAAATAAACATGCACAAATTTGAAGAGCATACCATTTAGAACAAATTGTAATCTGgactcattatatatataatataaagttGATCGTATCTTTCCTCAATGATACATACATACTACAAATAAAACCAAGTCAATTTCATACTACCTGATCATGTCACCTATCACTAAAAAGGATATGTGTCTACAACTGAACATATTAGTgataaaaagtaaatatatcACAAACCTTCAAATGTGCAGCGGCCTTGTCCTTGTCGGTGAACACACCAGTGGACTCCACAATGTACTCTGCACCAGTGCTAGCCCAAGGGATCTCCTCAGGGTTCCTACAATTTCATCAGCAAATCAGCAAATAATTAAACAGTGGATACTTTGCCATTTGCGAACAACCAGTTACACTCATTCAATCAACACAATACTGTGATAGTTAATGACCATACCTGCAACCAAAGACAGCAACAGGCTTCTCGCCAAAAAGAAGAGTCTTCTCATCCTTGACTTTAAGCTCATGATGCTTCCATGCACCGTGAACACTGTCGTACTTGAACATGTATGTCTAAAACAAACAACACACATCAATTAGTTCATGCTTTTAACCTAATTAATCGCCATTGCAATATCGATTAATTTAAATagtataaacaaataataaattgacCAGAATTTGACTATTTTTGATTCACAACAAACGActgacaaaattataaaatcaaatcaagATCTCACACCACAGATCAACATTTAATAATTACAATGTACAAATTATAAACCGATATCTTTTaaacataataatcatctaacacgaaaaatcaatcaaacataCATATCTATGCATGCATAACACTGACTAACAAGTAATATAACACATAAATCGGCAAAGATCACAAACTTGAAACACACGatctataaaaaaatatctcaCAACATAATCTCTATCAAACATAGTTATCAGCGACACAAATAATCAACTAAAAATACACATCTATACAAGCATAAACCCTGACAAACACATAAAATGGAACAGATCACAAGCTAAAAGGACCAAATCAACACAAACTAACTTACTCACAATCATTTTCATCTAATAACAAAgataaaacaatattaattagtaattaccaTGTAATCAGTTGAGATAAATGGATCATTAACAGCAACAAGCTCAACATCATCTCTTTGCAGAGCAACTCTAGCAACTAATCGACCGATTCTTCCGAATCCTACACAATTAAATCGATAACTATTAGATCAAAATCAACTTAATTaacataaacaaataaataaaaacactcGTCTGAGGTTAGATCTGTACCGTTGATTCCGATCTTGATTGGTGCTGCACACAAAAAACACACAAATCAGATCATAACAAATAACGAAATGTAAAAATTATACGTATATGAATTTGTATCTATAATCATCATATCATACCCATGGATTTGAAGATAAGAGTGAGAGTGTGAAGGAGTTGAAAAGCAAGAGATAGAAAGAGAGTAATAATGAAATGAAAAAGAGGCTGCTCGTGAGGGTTTTAAAAGGAGGGGTGACCGGAAGAGCCGGTTAAAATCTCGTGAGGCGGTTACGATGAGGCCAGTGGTGAGGGTTTTAAAGGAGAAAATTAAAGGTTACCCGTGCAGCCGGTAAAAACGGTTTCTGCGGGTGTACGATAATATTGTGTGCTCCCTAGATATGCGCTGTCCGATTCGATGATTTCAAAGGGCGGCGATCTCGAGGTTTATTCAGAGCCGTTTGATTTTGGGCTTGATGTTATGGGCTTTGACCTGGGTTTATATGCGGATAATGTCGTAGAACGTTCTGGAAGGGGTGTTATTTGTTTTTCGTTTGCAGGGCACACAATTACTTTAACGTAATATAATGATCTGAATTTTGATTAATTCGGGCGCTACTCTTTTATTGAGATTTATTATTAAGATTATCATCATAGTATATTTCTTAGTTGtctatattttgtttaattttagatgaatcgtaaaaataaaatttaatttttttaatctttaccctctaatatttttgtagaattcatattatatattaatcattatatatttaattgaatatatttatatatatatgtgtatgtatattatattatattatttttatatttaattgtattttatatcGACTTGGATatttctttaataaattttgatgtCTAGAGATaaagaatttattttatttttttgtaaagagAGATAAAGAATTTGTAAGTTAAGAAGAATTATGAAAAAAGTTCGTCTGCTTCGTGATATTTCACAAATTTATACATACTCCTGGGTTTTGGTGTTTTGGCATATCTGTATAGGGCTTTAGGGACAGCTGTGAAGATGGAGATCATAGACATTGCTGGATGTATGCTTCTACGTCAGATTTGGAGTAATGAGCGGTTTGATATTGGCTTGCTTACTCATCCTCAAAAGGAGAGATACCGGTTGCATTTTATTTGGCATATCCGAAGACGAAGACTGTTTTAGTCGAGGATAAGGAAACTAAGGGGAAAGAAGAGATGAAGGTGAAGACGTGCTCGGGAAGAGTTTGATGGTCCACACCACAATTTGCCACATTAAAAGGGTGAGTTTGATGGAGTCGGGTCAGGGACTCCTTATGCACGTTTTGATTAAGACGATCTCATGATTTTTACATTTGGACTGGGATCAGATTGAGGCACAGTATGCCAGGCAGTTCAGGCTTCCTTTTATTGCTTCGACATTTGTGAGTTTCAGCTTTCTGACAGGGTTTTAATGTAGTTTGGGTTGAGCCTGTGACGccccaggaatccgggggcctggatcctgacgtcaccacacaaaatcttttaaaacacttttgaaaaactGTATTTCTGaaaccaaataatttaaaacctgaaagcattaataaaagatttaaaagagaacattttaactccctaaaacaacaggatcgcatccaagTTAcaatattgaaattagaatcaactactaCCATTATCGGAtcaacttcgataagaagaatcactgttaatctactacaaatatatttacaactgaatctcaatTACACAATTCCATCTAAGACTAACCTTGAACATTTCCCTGAATATCTCTCTTGACTATTGGATACTTAACAGCTCACACTCTtcacctagcattagccttaataTCCTTCTCCGAAATTCGTCCCTGTAAAGTTTGTACATAAAAAGGGATGAGCttataaagctcagtaagcatatgcgtacatttcaactgagttttattcacaaaatttggtgaaccaaatcaatatttcatcagagtcatcaaaacagtttcacatacaccaagatgagtatgagtattcagACACGTTCAAAAGTTCACACGTTCTACTATtggggatcccggccagctaaacaattaGTTTAGCTTTCCTTCCCGAAGGAAGTATCACACTACTTCACAAAGGAAGCATCACACACAAAACAAATgtaagaatactcatttctcatcagAAAATCATCAACCAAATGTTCGccaaaacattataaaatatcacagtgaagggtacagtatatacttacagtgcacaATGTTCTCGAGTCCTAAAACTTCATTCCCTAGAATGTTCacacatttattaattataagtcACACCTATATTAATTCTATAATCACAGCTAACCTAATAACTGAGCTAACaaaactataaaaataaatcattaattatgaataaataaGTAGACGTACCAAATTTAGCAGTGGCGCTTCCTAATTTTAGTAAGCTAAGATGTGCTGTGTATATATAGGGAAAGGAGTGACCCTCCTTTTACTCCTTCTCGATGCGGTACGAAGAAATTGGTTTAAGAAAATAACATTTTGGTGGGCGACAGGGGTGACGCCAAGGGGTTGGCGACAGGGCAGCGCGGCGCCTAGGGCTGGCGACAGTGCAATGCCTGCCTCAGCtaacatatttttaacttaatagCTAAGCTCTTCCTTATATTCCTGAGAATATATTATCAagttctcgatgtggtacaaagaTGTTCCTTATATTCCTGAGAATATATTATCAagttctcgatgtggtacaaagaTGGTTGTaaggaaataagttttgaattgGCGACAGGATGGCGCTTGCACCACGGCGACAGGGGTGGCGCTTGCACCTAAGCGACAGGGTGAGCGCTTGGcttacatattttgttgaataattAGATCACTTCTTATATTCATAAGAATATACCATTAtgttctcgatgtggtacaaagaTGGTTCAAAGAAAATAGAATTGAACCCCCGTCGCTTAGGCGCCACCCTGTCGCCAGTTCAATTCAATAAACACCCTATTTACGACACTATCAACTTTAACAACATCATCTATATTTACGGAATCATTAATATCAACTATCTTAACTCTTTTTCTAGGAATAGAATCTTCAAACAAAGAATCCGTCATAATAATAACACCAAAAATTAAGTAATCAACTAGATTAGAG
Coding sequences:
- the LOC108223758 gene encoding glyceraldehyde-3-phosphate dehydrogenase, cytosolic, producing the protein MAPIKIGINGFGRIGRLVARVALQRDDVELVAVNDPFISTDYMTYMFKYDSVHGAWKHHELKVKDEKTLLFGEKPVAVFGCRNPEEIPWASTGAEYIVESTGVFTDKDKAAAHLKGGAKKVIISAPSKDAPMFVVGVNEKEYKSDLHIVSNASCTTNCLAPLAKVINDRFGIVEGLMTTVHSITATQKTVDGPSAKDWRGGRAASFNIIPSSTGAAKAVGKVLPQLNGKLTGMSFRVPTVDVSVVDLTVRLEKKATYDQIKAAIKEESEGKLKGILGYTEDDVVSTDFVGDSRSSIFDAKAGIALNDNFVKLVSWYDNEWGYSTRVVDLIVHMASVQ